In one window of Chryseobacterium sp. JV274 DNA:
- the folB gene encoding dihydroneopterin aldolase, whose translation MSKIYLEDVRIYAYHGVLPEENIIGTYYILNVELHTDLWKAAASDDLHDTISYADINDILHKEMKIKSRLLEHVAGRIISTIHNSFPQVDYIKLKITKTAPPMQGEMTGASIELEKSFKPEN comes from the coding sequence ATGAGCAAAATATATCTTGAAGATGTACGAATATATGCGTACCATGGCGTACTTCCTGAGGAAAACATTATCGGGACGTATTATATTCTGAATGTAGAACTTCATACTGATCTGTGGAAAGCAGCAGCATCTGACGATTTGCATGATACCATAAGCTATGCGGATATCAATGATATTCTTCACAAGGAAATGAAAATAAAATCCAGATTACTGGAACATGTAGCCGGAAGAATAATCTCAACCATCCACAACAGCTTTCCACAGGTTGATTATATTAAATTAAAAATTACCAAAACAGCTCCCCCTATGCAGGGAGAAATGACAGGTGCCAGCATTGAGCTGGAAAAAAGCTTTAAACCGGAAAATTAA
- a CDS encoding DUF4403 family protein produces MKFVKILFLVAGISVFGQAGVDNQLAAYNFPKIKSSITMPVTIPLSELSNMINASVKELVYQDDSYTDNNNDQFKVKVWKTRPIRLVGGTSQNLLIEVPLKIWAEKGIGTLGVYTYQNTTFETVMSFNTTVTFKNNWTITTNTQPNGFRWVTKPVLDYGRIQIPITSIVEKSLKEQQEKFCKTIDQQMATQLNFQQYALMAWNTFLQPFNISEEYNTWLKVSPVGVNITPLKFYGNQINATLGVDIYSETFTGNKPAASSPVTSVANFNSTPTVADKFILQTTANIPFTEASSMARKTFLNKEFDIRDSKVKVTDIRVYGVDNRVVIEAQTDGYIKGTAIISGIPVYDDTKRKIVLSETKFKLKTTNILQKTASLLFQGKIVKMIEDEYGIPTQELEEASRKSIEEAFNKEYYKGLKMNGKVFNLKPSKILLNNTGITAVIDTNASLKLLVNGF; encoded by the coding sequence TTGAAATTCGTTAAAATATTATTTTTAGTAGCAGGTATCAGCGTTTTTGGTCAGGCCGGCGTTGATAATCAGTTGGCAGCTTATAATTTTCCAAAGATAAAGTCCAGTATTACGATGCCTGTGACAATTCCTCTTTCGGAACTGAGCAATATGATCAATGCTTCTGTGAAAGAGCTTGTTTACCAGGATGACTCTTATACTGACAATAACAATGATCAGTTTAAAGTAAAAGTATGGAAAACCAGGCCTATTCGTCTTGTTGGCGGAACCAGTCAGAATTTACTGATTGAAGTTCCTTTAAAAATATGGGCAGAAAAAGGAATCGGAACTTTGGGAGTATACACATATCAGAATACAACTTTTGAAACGGTAATGTCATTCAATACAACCGTTACTTTTAAGAATAACTGGACCATTACTACCAATACACAGCCCAATGGATTCAGGTGGGTAACAAAACCCGTTCTTGATTACGGAAGAATACAGATTCCCATTACCTCTATTGTTGAAAAAAGCTTAAAAGAACAGCAGGAAAAATTCTGTAAGACGATAGATCAGCAAATGGCTACACAGCTGAATTTCCAACAATATGCCTTAATGGCCTGGAATACATTTCTGCAGCCTTTCAATATCTCCGAAGAATATAATACATGGCTGAAGGTTAGCCCGGTGGGAGTCAATATTACTCCTTTGAAATTTTATGGTAACCAGATCAATGCTACGCTTGGTGTTGATATTTATTCCGAAACTTTTACAGGAAATAAACCTGCAGCTTCTTCACCGGTAACCAGTGTTGCCAATTTTAACTCCACTCCTACTGTTGCGGATAAGTTTATTTTACAGACTACAGCCAATATCCCTTTTACAGAGGCAAGCAGTATGGCAAGAAAAACATTCCTGAATAAGGAATTTGATATTCGTGACTCTAAAGTGAAAGTCACTGATATCAGAGTATATGGAGTTGATAACAGAGTGGTTATCGAAGCTCAGACCGACGGCTATATAAAAGGTACGGCCATTATTTCCGGAATTCCTGTGTATGATGATACAAAAAGAAAAATTGTTTTATCAGAGACCAAATTTAAACTGAAAACTACCAATATCCTTCAGAAAACAGCTTCTCTCCTTTTCCAGGGAAAAATTGTAAAAATGATTGAAGATGAATATGGTATTCCAACCCAGGAGCTGGAAGAAGCATCAAGAAAGAGTATTGAAGAAGCTTTTAATAAAGAATACTATAAAGGTTTAAAGATGAACGGGAAAGTTTTCAATCTGAAACCCAGTAAAATTCTACTCAACAATACCGGAATTACAGCAGTGATTGACACGAATGCCTCATTAAAATTACTGGTCAACGGATTTTAA
- a CDS encoding RDD family protein, protein MRKYLVVVDRNRAQKGIRLANLIIDRAIITIIFFAFGVIAALTYNLTSNDFLLKIVYKMSEINKFLDILITSLIYFMYTFLIEYFTKGRSIGKYITGTKVICIDGTEPTFNDYLIRNISRFVPFDGLSFLGENGWHDKWSETRVINIKNYQAEIQAKSEIDALGKKEIA, encoded by the coding sequence ATGAGAAAATATTTAGTCGTTGTAGACAGAAACAGAGCCCAAAAGGGGATAAGACTTGCTAATCTTATAATTGACAGAGCTATTATCACCATTATCTTTTTTGCTTTTGGAGTTATTGCAGCCCTGACATATAATCTTACCAGTAATGATTTTCTTCTCAAAATTGTGTATAAAATGTCAGAAATAAATAAATTCCTGGATATACTGATCACCTCTTTAATCTATTTTATGTACACTTTTCTCATAGAATATTTTACAAAAGGTAGATCTATTGGCAAGTATATCACAGGAACTAAAGTTATTTGTATTGATGGTACAGAGCCTACTTTCAATGATTATCTTATCCGGAATATTTCCAGGTTCGTTCCCTTTGACGGTCTTTCTTTTTTAGGAGAAAACGGCTGGCATGACAAATGGAGTGAAACAAGAGTTATCAACATCAAAAATTATCAGGCTGAAATTCAAGCAAAAAGCGAAATCGACGCTCTTGGAAAGAAAGAAATTGCTTAA
- a CDS encoding glutathione synthase, with protein sequence MAQIIFSKEDFTKRNEKEYQLEYNVNEIGKGSDLIVERLTEKGDYEIIQAPLQKSNDKIFIIWDTPFYGRILFDL encoded by the coding sequence ATGGCACAAATAATTTTTAGTAAAGAAGATTTTACGAAAAGAAATGAAAAAGAATATCAGTTGGAGTATAACGTAAATGAAATAGGCAAAGGTTCTGACCTCATTGTAGAAAGATTAACCGAAAAAGGAGACTATGAAATCATTCAGGCTCCCCTGCAAAAATCAAATGACAAAATATTCATCATTTGGGATACTCCTTTTTACGGTAGAATACTCTTTGATCTTTAA
- a CDS encoding glycosyltransferase family 2 protein, with translation MIIFSILIANYNNGKYFKECYDSLINQTYRNWEVIIVDDASTDDSVEIIQSLIQDDSRFKLYRNATNKGCGFTKAACMKYAQGDLCAYLDPDDALYPEALEKTAQEFVDRDDLAAVYSQMMLCDENLTPERVYAGTKQIYNNRHFFNCPIQFAHFFAFKKETYSRTTGINPNLKNAVDQDLYLKILEQGEAKFIKEPLYLYRLHSDGISQDKAKQSAKESFARVIHDTMKRRGIKTINNQTVPEVFTSSQEIYSLIGYQTKKIHRLISKIKVTLDNI, from the coding sequence GTGATAATTTTTTCTATACTTATAGCCAACTATAATAATGGAAAGTATTTCAAGGAATGCTATGATTCATTAATCAATCAAACCTATAGAAACTGGGAAGTGATTATTGTTGATGATGCCTCTACAGATGATTCAGTAGAAATTATACAGTCTCTTATCCAGGATGATTCCCGCTTCAAACTCTATCGTAATGCAACAAATAAAGGTTGTGGCTTTACAAAAGCTGCCTGTATGAAATATGCCCAGGGAGATTTGTGTGCCTACCTGGATCCTGATGATGCACTTTATCCGGAAGCATTGGAAAAAACAGCCCAGGAATTCGTTGATAGAGATGATCTTGCAGCTGTTTATTCCCAAATGATGCTATGTGATGAAAATCTCACTCCTGAAAGAGTATATGCCGGCACCAAGCAAATTTACAACAACCGCCATTTTTTCAACTGTCCCATTCAGTTTGCACATTTCTTTGCATTTAAAAAAGAAACTTACTCAAGAACAACAGGAATTAATCCTAATTTGAAAAATGCAGTAGATCAGGATCTGTATTTAAAAATACTGGAACAGGGAGAAGCTAAATTTATCAAAGAACCCTTATACTTGTACAGGCTTCATTCTGATGGAATTTCCCAGGACAAAGCAAAACAAAGCGCAAAAGAATCGTTTGCCAGAGTAATACATGATACAATGAAAAGACGGGGAATCAAAACCATCAATAACCAGACTGTTCCTGAGGTTTTCACCAGTTCACAGGAAATCTATAGCCTTATTGGGTATCAGACTAAAAAAATTCACCGATTAATCAGTAAAATAAAAGTCACCTTAGATAATATATAA
- a CDS encoding YMGG-like glycine zipper-containing protein: MRKIVLAGFLSVFLMTACKKDDSVAEKSLEAQKLEFQARQLEIEKQKLAIEKEKMVYEAQKKADSISETKKARAAAENNSRPQVIRETRTIYRDRNSNSGSSGSNGSYANNGSGASQGTTQKKGWSKAAKGTVIGTVGGAAAGALIAKKNRGLGAVIGGVVGGATGYTIGRSQDRKDGRVQPR, encoded by the coding sequence ATGAGAAAGATAGTATTAGCAGGTTTTTTATCCGTCTTTTTAATGACGGCCTGCAAGAAAGATGACAGCGTTGCTGAGAAATCACTGGAAGCACAGAAACTTGAATTTCAGGCCAGACAACTTGAAATAGAAAAACAAAAACTGGCTATTGAAAAAGAAAAGATGGTCTATGAAGCTCAGAAAAAAGCAGACAGCATATCTGAAACCAAAAAAGCAAGAGCTGCTGCTGAAAATAATTCAAGACCACAGGTAATCAGAGAAACAAGAACAATATATAGAGACAGAAACTCAAATTCCGGCTCATCAGGAAGTAACGGAAGTTATGCCAATAACGGAAGTGGAGCTTCACAGGGAACTACCCAGAAAAAAGGATGGAGTAAAGCAGCCAAAGGAACCGTAATTGGTACTGTAGGTGGAGCTGCGGCAGGAGCACTCATCGCTAAGAAAAACAGAGGACTCGGAGCTGTAATTGGTGGTGTTGTAGGTGGTGCCACAGGTTATACCATCGGTAGATCGCAAGATAGAAAAGACGGAAGGGTACAACCCCGTTAA
- a CDS encoding LIC_10190 family membrane protein, protein MENISGVLFQGISGKILSGILGISLIWTLISFFFPLNIYIETISILLGLFFFFRNRLYREFYQFSKKDFTLMSAATLIIILAGSYYPYILDHFGYYIPTLQWLTEYGLVKGISNVDLTLGQMSVWHIFQAGFSNFSDPFLRINAVLLIIYTLYIIERKNWIHLCFLPVLLLFTQSPSPDLPVIIFSLIILNELIAGNRNTTLLFAFSVFVFAIKPTMIWLPLLVFSSSVFIFKNNFRQLLLGILILLLFFIKNIWTFGFPVFPVAMGDLGVSWKPNPEVLKISSQFAIMKTYDMQYTYEEIQKFSTADHIKNWVSLEGIKSKINILFVLSLIIFSVFAWIKKKKLITLICISLLVKSILILAFSAQYRFFIDVFFVVFFVLFHEYFNQKKSIIVFSVLSLFFISMLSFPAFIQKYIPSFRVGSFMTGFKTEQLYKPSSYAYHQFNTFKIGNFKFNVSHNYPYSFDTPLPAVTPFYIFDDVKAGIFPQLSDKNDVKKGFIWKKMTSEEKKEAQKVINNIKNSDK, encoded by the coding sequence ATGGAAAATATCTCAGGGGTTTTATTCCAGGGAATCTCAGGAAAAATCCTATCCGGAATCTTGGGAATAAGCCTGATATGGACACTTATTTCATTTTTTTTCCCTTTAAATATTTATATAGAAACAATTTCAATACTTTTGGGATTATTCTTTTTCTTTAGAAACAGACTCTACAGGGAGTTTTATCAGTTTTCAAAAAAAGATTTCACATTAATGAGTGCTGCAACTCTTATTATCATACTCGCAGGCTCTTATTATCCTTATATACTAGATCATTTTGGCTATTACATCCCAACTCTTCAGTGGCTTACAGAATATGGGCTGGTAAAAGGAATTTCAAACGTTGATCTCACGCTGGGACAAATGTCTGTCTGGCATATTTTCCAGGCTGGATTTTCCAATTTCTCTGACCCGTTTTTAAGAATCAATGCTGTATTACTGATTATTTACACCCTTTATATCATCGAACGGAAAAACTGGATACACCTTTGTTTCCTGCCGGTCTTATTATTGTTTACGCAATCTCCAAGCCCGGACCTTCCTGTTATTATTTTTTCACTGATTATCTTAAATGAGCTCATAGCCGGAAACAGAAATACAACTCTTCTTTTTGCCTTTTCAGTTTTTGTTTTTGCTATAAAACCTACCATGATATGGCTGCCCCTATTAGTATTTTCAAGCTCTGTTTTTATTTTCAAAAACAATTTCAGACAATTACTTTTAGGAATTCTGATTCTTTTACTGTTCTTTATTAAAAATATATGGACATTCGGTTTTCCTGTTTTTCCTGTAGCAATGGGTGATTTGGGTGTATCCTGGAAACCCAATCCGGAAGTACTAAAAATTTCGTCACAGTTTGCCATCATGAAGACCTATGATATGCAGTATACCTATGAAGAAATTCAAAAATTTTCAACAGCAGATCATATTAAAAACTGGGTTTCTCTGGAAGGAATCAAATCAAAGATTAATATTCTTTTTGTCCTGAGTTTAATTATTTTTTCTGTATTTGCCTGGATAAAAAAGAAAAAACTCATCACGCTGATCTGTATTTCTTTGTTGGTAAAAAGTATATTGATCCTTGCGTTTTCCGCTCAATACAGATTTTTTATCGATGTTTTCTTTGTGGTATTTTTTGTTCTGTTTCATGAATATTTTAATCAGAAGAAATCCATTATTGTTTTTTCAGTTTTAAGCTTATTTTTCATTTCAATGTTATCCTTTCCGGCATTTATTCAAAAATACATTCCGAGTTTCAGGGTAGGAAGCTTTATGACAGGATTTAAAACAGAACAGCTTTACAAGCCTTCAAGCTATGCATACCATCAGTTTAATACATTTAAAATCGGCAATTTTAAATTTAATGTTTCTCACAATTACCCTTACAGTTTTGACACTCCTCTTCCAGCCGTTACCCCATTCTATATTTTTGATGATGTAAAAGCAGGTATTTTCCCTCAGCTTTCAGACAAAAATGACGTCAAAAAAGGATTTATATGGAAAAAAATGACTTCGGAAGAAAAAAAAGAAGCCCAAAAGGTTATCAATAATATCAAAAACAGTGATAAATAG
- the aroC gene encoding chorismate synthase: MFNTLGNLLSLTTFGESHGVAYGGIINNFPAGLTVDLDKVQYELNRRKPGQSAIVTQRKESDTVKFLSGIFDGKTTGTPIGFIIENENQKSKDYDHIAGAYRPSHADFTYDQKFGFRDHRGGGKSSARETMNWVVAGALAKQLLPNIEINAYVSSVGDIFCEKPYQALDFSQTESNDVRCPDAETAEKMISRIKEIKKEGNTIGGTITCVIKNVPVGIGEPIFSKLQAELAKAMLNINACKGFEYGSGFCGAKMTGKEHNDAFNTDFTTKSNLSGGIQGGISNGMDIYFRVAFKPVATILRPQDSIDKEGNPVIVEGKGRHDPCVVPRAVPVVESLAAFVLADLFLINKTRNINNF, from the coding sequence ATGTTCAACACATTAGGTAATCTTCTTAGTCTTACAACATTTGGAGAAAGTCACGGAGTGGCTTATGGCGGTATCATCAATAATTTTCCGGCAGGTTTAACGGTAGATCTCGATAAGGTTCAATACGAACTGAACCGAAGAAAACCTGGCCAGTCAGCAATTGTTACTCAAAGAAAAGAAAGTGACACAGTAAAGTTTCTTTCAGGAATCTTTGATGGAAAAACAACAGGTACCCCAATTGGTTTTATCATTGAAAACGAAAATCAGAAATCGAAAGATTATGATCACATCGCAGGGGCATATCGTCCAAGCCATGCTGATTTTACCTATGACCAGAAATTTGGTTTCAGAGACCATCGTGGTGGCGGAAAATCTTCTGCAAGGGAAACCATGAACTGGGTGGTTGCCGGAGCACTTGCCAAGCAGCTTTTACCAAACATTGAGATCAATGCTTACGTTTCTTCTGTAGGTGATATTTTCTGTGAAAAACCATATCAGGCTTTAGATTTTTCCCAAACAGAAAGCAATGATGTTCGTTGTCCTGATGCTGAAACGGCTGAAAAGATGATTTCAAGAATCAAAGAAATCAAAAAAGAAGGTAACACTATCGGAGGAACAATCACTTGTGTGATTAAAAATGTTCCCGTAGGAATTGGTGAACCTATATTTTCGAAACTTCAGGCTGAGCTTGCAAAAGCAATGCTGAACATCAATGCCTGCAAAGGTTTTGAGTATGGAAGCGGTTTCTGCGGTGCTAAGATGACAGGAAAAGAGCATAATGATGCCTTCAATACAGATTTTACTACAAAATCGAATCTTTCAGGAGGTATCCAGGGTGGAATTTCCAATGGAATGGACATCTATTTCCGTGTCGCATTCAAACCTGTGGCAACTATTCTGAGACCTCAGGACAGTATTGATAAAGAAGGAAATCCTGTGATCGTAGAAGGTAAGGGACGTCACGATCCTTGTGTGGTTCCAAGAGCGGTTCCTGTAGTGGAAAGTCTTGCTGCATTTGTGCTGGCAGACCTGTTTCTGATCAACAAAACAAGAAATATCAATAATTTTTAA
- a CDS encoding thioredoxin family protein: MKNYWDKGISFEEYLQIAKERLENPANQQEADYKQYYELGLQRMDRTVKKYVPDEDQLKELAAKNFDGKILIISEAWCGDASATVPAVFRFFEGHNEVRVFLRDSDKSLINQFLTNGTESIPKVLILDKDLNVKNSWGPRPKYGYELLMKYKADPEAYPKDMFYNDLQIYYAKNRGKDAVQEILDLL; this comes from the coding sequence ATGAAAAATTACTGGGATAAAGGAATTTCTTTTGAGGAATATCTTCAGATTGCAAAAGAAAGATTAGAGAATCCTGCCAACCAGCAGGAAGCTGACTATAAACAATATTATGAACTGGGTCTCCAGAGAATGGACCGAACGGTAAAGAAATACGTTCCGGATGAAGATCAGCTGAAAGAACTCGCTGCTAAAAATTTTGACGGAAAGATTTTAATCATTTCTGAAGCATGGTGCGGAGATGCAAGCGCAACTGTTCCTGCTGTCTTTAGATTTTTTGAGGGACATAATGAAGTAAGAGTATTCCTGAGAGATAGTGATAAGAGCCTAATTAATCAGTTTCTGACCAATGGCACGGAATCTATTCCTAAGGTACTTATCCTGGATAAAGACCTGAATGTAAAAAATTCATGGGGCCCTCGTCCTAAATACGGGTATGAACTGTTGATGAAATATAAAGCTGATCCTGAAGCGTACCCAAAAGATATGTTCTACAATGATCTGCAGATATATTATGCTAAGAACAGAGGAAAAGATGCTGTTCAGGAAATTTTAGATCTTCTATAA
- a CDS encoding TlpA family protein disulfide reductase, which produces MKKSIIYIVIIALIGIVAFVPGIRNFLKDTFFPVATIENAVHISEEDYNIELKGINAPSTNLKNFKDKGIFLNFWGTWCPPCRKEWPSIQKLYDTRKDHVDFVLIAMNDKEDDIRKFLKENNYTVPVYIAQSPISEKILPKVFPTTFLLDKHGRILIKEDATKDWDTETVHQFIDNIIK; this is translated from the coding sequence ATGAAAAAGAGTATCATTTATATTGTAATAATAGCTCTCATCGGTATTGTTGCATTTGTTCCGGGAATAAGAAATTTTCTAAAGGATACATTTTTCCCTGTTGCAACCATTGAAAACGCTGTACATATCAGTGAAGAAGATTACAACATAGAACTTAAAGGAATCAATGCACCAAGTACGAATCTTAAAAACTTTAAGGATAAAGGGATTTTTCTGAACTTCTGGGGAACCTGGTGCCCGCCATGCAGAAAAGAATGGCCTTCTATTCAGAAACTGTATGATACCAGAAAAGATCATGTAGATTTTGTATTGATTGCCATGAATGATAAGGAAGATGATATAAGAAAGTTTTTGAAAGAAAATAACTATACCGTTCCTGTATATATTGCTCAAAGCCCAATTTCTGAGAAAATTCTTCCCAAGGTATTCCCAACCACTTTCCTGCTGGATAAGCATGGAAGAATCCTTATCAAAGAAGATGCGACAAAAGATTGGGACACAGAGACTGTACATCAGTTCATTGACAATATTATCAAATAA
- a CDS encoding YkvA family protein produces the protein MKYSKLNLAKEAINHKGFIKKIPDIFRMVKMWRKGMYPMKSIDIILPLLGILYVLSPIDLLPEFVIPVLGVMDDLAVLSLTIPKLIKEVDKFLLWEAEQKYRGAQLIDAEIVK, from the coding sequence ATGAAATATTCAAAATTAAATCTTGCAAAAGAAGCCATCAATCATAAGGGCTTTATAAAAAAGATCCCTGATATTTTCAGAATGGTCAAAATGTGGAGAAAAGGAATGTATCCGATGAAATCCATAGACATTATTCTTCCTTTACTGGGAATTTTATATGTACTCTCTCCTATTGACCTGCTTCCTGAATTTGTTATACCGGTACTTGGAGTCATGGATGATCTGGCAGTATTGTCGCTCACCATTCCTAAGCTCATCAAAGAGGTTGACAAATTTTTATTATGGGAAGCCGAACAAAAATACAGAGGCGCTCAATTGATTGATGCTGAAATCGTAAAATAA
- the pyrF gene encoding orotidine-5'-phosphate decarboxylase, translating to MESKKEFFLECYKLGIIKFGRFTLKSGIESPFYVDLRPLASDPKILKNLANYLLEMLPLDNFDLICGVPYAALPMATAMSLESYIPLIIKRKEAKSYGTKKLIEGIYQKGQNCLLVEDVITSGKSLFETIPEIEQEDLKVSDIVVVLDREQGGKQLLESKGYRVHTLFNISEVCDILQETGELSDEEVKRIQDFLQGNHIQFEEETRSSYEQKLQTAQHSVSKKLLETALAKKSNLIASADVTTTQELLELAEKVGPHIIALKTHIDIISDFDYEKTITPLKAIAAKHQFLLMEDRKFADIGNTQELQFTSGVFKITNWADFVTSQVIGGFESLDCFKNVGVVAIVGMSSKGALTTASYREEALKVALSHPNVIGGVSQNKIPEDLLLFTPGVNLADSGDGKGQQYNTPEHVFKTLHTDFIIVGRGIYKSDNPEASAITYKTEGWNAYINSLEKKAIQG from the coding sequence ATGGAAAGTAAAAAAGAATTCTTCTTAGAGTGCTACAAACTAGGCATCATCAAATTTGGTAGGTTTACCCTAAAAAGTGGTATTGAAAGTCCTTTTTATGTAGACTTAAGACCTTTGGCTTCAGATCCTAAAATTTTAAAAAATCTTGCTAATTATTTACTGGAAATGCTTCCGCTGGATAATTTTGATTTAATCTGTGGAGTTCCTTATGCTGCTCTTCCTATGGCGACTGCAATGTCTCTGGAAAGCTACATTCCATTAATTATTAAAAGAAAAGAAGCTAAAAGCTACGGTACGAAAAAACTGATTGAAGGAATTTATCAGAAAGGACAAAATTGTCTTTTGGTAGAAGATGTGATCACATCAGGAAAATCTTTGTTCGAAACCATTCCTGAAATAGAGCAGGAAGATCTTAAAGTTTCTGATATTGTAGTGGTATTGGACAGAGAGCAGGGAGGAAAACAGCTATTGGAAAGTAAAGGATACAGAGTACACACTCTTTTCAATATTTCGGAAGTATGTGATATTCTTCAGGAAACTGGTGAATTGTCAGATGAAGAAGTAAAAAGAATTCAGGATTTCCTTCAGGGGAACCATATTCAGTTTGAAGAGGAAACAAGATCTTCTTACGAGCAGAAGCTTCAGACTGCACAACATTCAGTTTCAAAAAAATTACTGGAAACGGCTTTAGCAAAAAAATCAAACCTTATTGCTTCTGCAGATGTTACTACAACTCAGGAGTTACTGGAACTTGCTGAAAAAGTAGGCCCTCACATCATTGCTTTAAAAACGCATATTGATATTATTTCTGATTTTGATTACGAAAAAACAATCACTCCTTTAAAAGCTATTGCTGCAAAACACCAGTTCTTACTGATGGAGGACAGAAAATTTGCCGATATTGGAAATACTCAGGAGCTTCAGTTCACAAGCGGTGTTTTCAAAATTACAAATTGGGCAGATTTCGTAACATCTCAGGTTATCGGAGGTTTTGAATCACTAGACTGCTTCAAAAATGTAGGAGTGGTAGCAATTGTCGGAATGTCTTCCAAAGGAGCATTGACAACCGCAAGCTATCGTGAAGAAGCTTTAAAAGTAGCTTTATCTCATCCTAATGTAATTGGTGGAGTATCTCAGAACAAAATCCCTGAAGACCTTTTATTATTCACTCCGGGAGTTAATCTTGCAGACTCCGGTGATGGTAAAGGACAGCAGTACAATACACCGGAACATGTTTTCAAAACGCTGCATACAGATTTTATCATTGTGGGAAGAGGAATCTACAAATCTGATAATCCTGAAGCATCTGCGATTACTTATAAGACAGAGGGTTGGAACGCGTATATTAATTCTTTGGAAAAAAAAGCAATTCAGGGTTAA